One candidate division WOR-3 bacterium genomic window carries:
- a CDS encoding UDP-N-acetylglucosamine 1-carboxyvinyltransferase (adds enolpyruvyl to UDP-N-acetylglucosamine as a component of cell wall formation; gram-positive bacteria have 2 copies of MurA which are active) → MAMQRFIIEGGKKLSGEINISGAKNSALPIIAASILTDKPVILENIPDLIDVRTMVELIEYLGARVEFNRNTLKIHTPKIKRIEAPYDIVRKMRASYYVLGALIAREKRARVSFPGGCAIGPRPIDLHIKGFETLGARIE, encoded by the coding sequence ATGGCAATGCAGCGTTTTATTATTGAAGGTGGAAAGAAACTCTCCGGAGAAATAAATATTTCCGGAGCGAAAAACTCTGCCCTTCCGATTATCGCCGCTTCGATTTTGACGGACAAACCCGTGATACTCGAAAATATCCCTGATCTTATCGACGTCCGGACAATGGTGGAATTGATCGAATATCTCGGCGCCAGGGTGGAATTCAATCGTAACACCCTCAAGATACACACCCCGAAGATAAAGAGGATTGAGGCACCATACGATATCGTGCGGAAGATGAGGGCATCGTATTATGTGCTGGGTGCACTCATTGCGCGTGAGAAACGGGCACGGGTCAGTTTCCCGGGCGGCTGTGCCATCGGTCCGAGACCGATCGATCTTCATATCAAGGGTTTTGAGACACTCGGCGCCAGGATTGAGAT
- the mutL gene encoding DNA mismatch repair endonuclease MutL — MGKIKVLPPEVRGKIAAGEVIARPVSVIKELIENSLDAGARRIEIEIEDGGKQKCLVNDDGEGMARDDALRAIERYATSKIATVEDITDIRTYGFRGEALASIAQVSHFTLETSDSKQGTKIVVVGGETKKVVDSHRPRGTRIKVSRLFFNLPARLKFLKSAQWERRLISETVRSYAFINPRVGFALSESNNSILEMTGTDSIEGRIKVFFPDEIVESLIKVESDVGKVRIFGYFSRPDFFKSHHMNYIYVNSRPVRYPRIYRSIMRTYQEPKYPPAFILNIEVEPAFVDVNIHPAKNEVKFRDERYIIDLLEQTIKKHIFSRSVKASYTVPQPEPPEFSKGPRRFVQDTIISYAGGRGDESVSERPPASDEFWQIHNMYILSQTKSGFIIVDQHVAHERIIYEAIMKGKGGSQRLLFPITLELTPEEHRAYKKTRAILRELGIEFKEFSARTVVLDSLPADARVNRDAISGLFKEIDGLGNLIKEKSEVAKVIACRSAIKAGQKLSVPEMQSLIDRLFACDNPYICPHGRPIVLRFSLDELAARFGRE; from the coding sequence ATGGGTAAAATCAAGGTTTTGCCGCCTGAAGTAAGGGGTAAAATCGCCGCCGGCGAGGTCATCGCCAGGCCGGTTTCAGTCATTAAAGAGCTGATTGAGAATTCCTTGGATGCCGGTGCCCGGCGCATTGAGATTGAGATCGAGGACGGCGGTAAACAGAAGTGTCTGGTAAACGATGATGGAGAAGGAATGGCGCGGGATGACGCCCTGCGTGCGATTGAACGGTATGCCACCAGCAAGATCGCGACCGTCGAAGACATAACAGATATCAGGACTTATGGATTCAGGGGGGAAGCCCTTGCCAGTATCGCTCAGGTATCGCATTTCACCCTCGAGACGTCAGACAGCAAGCAGGGAACCAAAATTGTCGTAGTCGGCGGTGAGACAAAAAAGGTGGTCGATTCACACCGTCCCCGCGGGACCCGCATAAAGGTTTCCCGCTTGTTCTTTAACCTGCCGGCGAGATTGAAATTTTTGAAATCAGCGCAGTGGGAGCGCCGTTTGATCTCAGAGACTGTGAGGTCTTATGCCTTCATCAATCCCCGTGTCGGTTTCGCCCTTTCAGAGTCGAACAACAGCATACTCGAAATGACGGGCACCGACAGTATCGAAGGTCGGATCAAGGTCTTTTTTCCTGATGAGATTGTGGAGTCGTTGATAAAGGTGGAGTCGGATGTCGGGAAGGTCAGGATTTTCGGTTATTTTTCCCGACCCGATTTTTTCAAATCCCATCATATGAACTATATCTATGTAAACTCAAGACCGGTCAGATATCCCAGAATCTATCGGTCGATAATGCGTACTTATCAGGAACCCAAATACCCTCCCGCTTTTATTCTCAACATCGAAGTCGAACCGGCTTTTGTCGACGTCAATATTCATCCCGCAAAGAACGAAGTTAAGTTCAGAGATGAAAGATATATCATTGATCTGCTGGAGCAGACGATCAAGAAGCATATCTTTTCGAGGTCTGTAAAAGCTTCTTATACCGTTCCTCAACCCGAACCCCCTGAATTTTCAAAAGGCCCGCGCCGTTTTGTCCAGGATACCATAATATCTTATGCAGGCGGGCGCGGAGATGAATCCGTATCAGAAAGACCGCCTGCCTCTGATGAATTCTGGCAGATTCACAATATGTATATCCTTTCCCAGACAAAGTCTGGGTTTATTATCGTGGATCAACATGTCGCTCATGAGAGGATAATCTATGAAGCGATAATGAAAGGCAAGGGCGGTTCCCAGAGACTCTTGTTTCCCATTACACTCGAACTCACTCCTGAAGAGCATCGGGCATACAAGAAGACTAGGGCGATCCTTAGAGAACTTGGGATAGAATTCAAAGAATTTTCCGCGCGGACAGTGGTGCTCGATAGTCTTCCGGCCGACGCCCGTGTGAACCGTGATGCGATATCAGGACTCTTTAAAGAGATCGACGGCTTGGGTAATTTGATAAAAGAAAAGAGCGAGGTGGCGAAGGTCATCGCCTGTCGCAGCGCCATCAAGGCGGGACAGAAGTTGTCGGTTCCTGAAATGCAGAGTCTTATCGACCGCCTGTTCGCCTGTGATAATCCGTATATCTGCCCCCACGGCAGACCTATTGTGTTGCGTTTTTCCCTGGACGAACTTGCTGCACGTTTCGGCAGAGAATAA
- the ribF gene encoding riboflavin biosynthesis protein RibF, with product MKILLEKKDRITVNSVCAIGSFDGVHRGHQSIVKELKRLAGGEKKVGIITFLPLPFFVLKSAPIIYLTLKEEKEAIFRELGVDFIYYFRFTRRFAELDARDFVEMVARKISPHCVVVGENFHFGKGRVGSAKALQKFAEGLFTVKILPRLKDGGTISSTRIRELILLGNIKAANRLLGREYTISGRVIRGKGKGAKLGFPTVNIRVDRKKLMPLDGVYKVRVVVSDGIYLGAMFCREHLIEVHILDFSGDLYRKRLSVRVIERIRDIEEFSGDEALRAAIMDDVRSIRDSLS from the coding sequence ATGAAAATTTTACTTGAAAAAAAGGACCGTATCACCGTGAACTCGGTTTGCGCCATCGGCAGTTTCGACGGGGTGCATCGTGGACACCAAAGTATTGTAAAAGAGCTGAAGAGACTGGCAGGCGGTGAAAAAAAGGTCGGCATCATAACATTTCTGCCTCTGCCTTTTTTCGTCCTGAAATCGGCGCCGATAATCTACTTGACTTTAAAAGAAGAAAAAGAAGCGATCTTCCGGGAACTGGGCGTCGATTTTATCTACTATTTTCGATTCACCAGGCGGTTTGCCGAACTTGATGCCCGGGATTTCGTTGAAATGGTTGCCAGGAAGATTTCGCCTCATTGTGTGGTGGTCGGCGAGAACTTTCATTTCGGTAAAGGACGTGTCGGTTCAGCAAAAGCGCTTCAAAAGTTCGCTGAAGGGTTGTTTACGGTAAAAATTCTCCCGCGTCTCAAGGATGGAGGAACGATTTCAAGTACCCGGATCCGTGAACTTATTCTTCTCGGAAATATAAAAGCAGCCAACCGACTGCTCGGCAGAGAATATACGATTTCCGGACGCGTGATTCGGGGCAAAGGAAAAGGTGCTAAACTCGGATTTCCCACAGTAAACATACGCGTTGACAGGAAAAAACTGATGCCCCTTGATGGTGTTTACAAAGTCAGGGTGGTTGTGAGTGACGGGATATATCTCGGAGCGATGTTCTGCAGGGAACATCTGATTGAGGTCCATATCCTCGATTTTTCCGGTGATCTATACAGAAAGCGTCTATCAGTAAGAGTTATTGAACGGATAAGGGATATTGAAGAATTCAGCGGCGATGAAGCGCTGAGGGCGGCGATCATGGACGATGTCAGGTCTATCCGTGATTCGCTTTCTTGA
- the truB gene encoding tRNA pseudouridine(55) synthase TruB — translation MHDKIVLVDKPVGFSSFQIVRMFQKFFKKVGHAGTLDPFASGLLIILIGRATKRFDEFQSCEKEYEGEILLGAVNNTYDISGRPIKYIQKVDFPSSDELRKTAEEFEGEVYQTPPPYSALKIKGRKMYELSRKGIEVRPKKRKVFIKKFSIIDYEDPRVKFNTVVGKGVYIRTLAFDFGERLGCGALLLSLRRIRIGDFKVTDAVKVGDLFQNEFFKKRKN, via the coding sequence ATGCATGACAAGATTGTTTTGGTGGACAAACCGGTCGGCTTCAGTTCATTTCAGATTGTTCGTATGTTCCAGAAATTTTTTAAAAAAGTGGGCCATGCGGGAACCCTTGATCCGTTTGCGAGCGGTCTGCTCATTATTCTTATAGGACGGGCGACCAAAAGATTTGATGAATTTCAATCCTGTGAAAAAGAATACGAAGGAGAGATACTTCTCGGCGCGGTGAATAATACCTATGATATAAGCGGCAGACCGATCAAGTATATCCAGAAGGTGGATTTTCCCTCTTCGGATGAACTGCGGAAGACGGCTGAGGAATTCGAAGGTGAAGTTTACCAGACTCCGCCTCCGTATTCGGCACTTAAGATAAAAGGCAGGAAGATGTATGAGCTCAGCCGCAAGGGAATAGAGGTAAGACCGAAAAAACGGAAGGTGTTCATCAAAAAATTCTCGATCATCGATTATGAAGATCCCCGGGTTAAGTTCAACACCGTCGTGGGTAAAGGAGTTTATATCCGCACCCTTGCTTTTGATTTCGGTGAACGACTCGGATGCGGTGCGCTCCTCCTTTCTTTACGCAGGATCAGGATCGGTGATTTTAAAGTTACAGATGCCGTAAAGGTCGGTGATCTTTTTCAGAATGAATTTTTTAAAAAGAGAAAGAATTGA
- a CDS encoding bifunctional oligoribonuclease/PAP phosphatase NrnA — translation MNYLKRLVQTIKKNRRIVVATHIDPDADGIAAALSCAHLVKHYKRRVPILFCYSPIPSKYRFLLKRWRFVRKLPDFDLLIAVDSAGISRIFPDTGGFDAVRPESKVIINIDHHKSNDAFGMLKIIKEDASSACEIIYDIFKKLRVRIDKSLAEIFYCGIYSETGGFVYPNTTKESLRIASELVELGVKPGPLVKKLNAKTLNGTKLLSKVLDTIEIKNGVGVMYVTQSMLKKSRAKMTESENFVSFLQAITEVKVSLFLREEHRCTRISLRSDGVLDVDKLANRYGGGGHRLAAGARIKKPLKVVKKEIVRAILREMKKKR, via the coding sequence ATGAATTATTTAAAAAGATTAGTACAGACGATAAAGAAGAATAGGCGCATTGTCGTCGCCACGCACATCGATCCTGATGCCGACGGCATTGCCGCCGCATTAAGTTGTGCCCATCTTGTAAAACATTATAAAAGAAGGGTTCCGATATTGTTCTGTTATTCACCGATTCCTTCAAAATATCGTTTTCTTCTGAAAAGATGGCGGTTTGTCAGAAAACTGCCTGATTTCGACCTGTTGATTGCGGTTGATTCAGCCGGTATTTCGAGAATCTTTCCCGATACTGGTGGTTTTGACGCCGTAAGACCGGAGTCGAAAGTGATTATAAACATCGACCACCATAAAAGCAATGATGCATTCGGGATGCTCAAAATAATCAAAGAGGACGCATCGTCCGCCTGCGAGATTATTTATGATATTTTCAAGAAGTTGCGTGTGCGGATAGATAAATCCCTGGCTGAGATTTTTTACTGCGGTATCTACAGTGAAACCGGAGGATTCGTCTATCCCAACACCACTAAAGAATCCCTGCGCATCGCAAGTGAATTGGTTGAGTTGGGGGTCAAACCCGGACCGCTCGTCAAAAAGTTGAATGCAAAGACACTCAACGGTACGAAATTACTGAGTAAGGTTCTGGACACCATAGAAATAAAAAACGGCGTGGGTGTTATGTATGTCACACAGTCGATGCTTAAAAAGAGCCGTGCAAAGATGACGGAATCGGAAAATTTCGTATCATTCCTTCAGGCGATTACTGAAGTCAAGGTTTCATTGTTTCTGCGTGAAGAACATCGGTGTACCAGGATCAGTTTGCGCAGTGACGGCGTGCTTGACGTCGACAAGCTTGCGAACCGGTACGGTGGAGGCGGCCATCGTCTTGCAGCAGGGGCACGGATTAAAAAACCCCTCAAGGTGGTGAAGAAAGAGATCGTGAGGGCGATACTTCGGGAAATGAAAAAGAAGAGATGA
- the rbfA gene encoding 30S ribosome-binding factor RbfA codes for MRKDRVASVLEREISNIVTQEIRDPRLGFITITSVEVTADLKTAVIYFSSLGDKVESFQTLKRAKGYIRSVLAHRIRLRSVPELEFKIDNSYEYRQRIDELFKKISTDDKEE; via the coding sequence ATGAGAAAAGACAGAGTCGCGTCGGTACTCGAGCGTGAAATATCCAATATCGTCACCCAGGAGATTAGAGATCCCCGTCTCGGATTTATCACAATCACATCTGTCGAAGTGACGGCTGACTTGAAGACCGCCGTCATCTATTTTTCGAGTCTCGGAGATAAGGTCGAATCGTTTCAGACCCTGAAACGGGCTAAGGGATATATTAGAAGCGTTCTGGCGCATCGTATCAGACTGAGATCCGTGCCCGAGCTCGAATTTAAAATCGACAACAGTTATGAATATCGACAAAGAATAGATGAATTATTTAAAAAGATTAGTACAGACGATAAAGAAGAATAG
- a CDS encoding DUF503 domain-containing protein, whose amino-acid sequence MADRFFVGRCELDLHIEECHSLKEKRRVVKSIKERLKRHYNVAVCEYGDLSLWQRAQLGLVTCGNDRTIVDATMRKAIDFLDRVHAVSLLNYEVELI is encoded by the coding sequence ATGGCGGATAGATTTTTTGTCGGTCGGTGTGAATTAGACCTCCATATTGAGGAATGCCATTCTTTAAAAGAGAAGAGAAGGGTGGTTAAGAGCATCAAAGAACGTCTTAAGAGGCATTATAACGTGGCGGTTTGTGAATACGGTGATCTGTCGCTCTGGCAGAGAGCGCAGCTGGGGCTCGTCACCTGCGGTAATGACAGGACGATTGTGGATGCAACGATGCGTAAGGCGATAGACTTTCTTGACCGCGTGCATGCCGTTTCTTTGCTCAATTACGAAGTGGAGCTGATATAA
- a CDS encoding translation initiation factor IF-2, producing MPRKKVYNVAKNLGLSSAALIKLLDEIGIKAKGHMSSLSEEEIKKVRAKISEEKKRVKKEFTRRYTKPKAKEKKRKIDKEAIRETVKSTLAKLEKKETKKHYKRDVVHKVEVKPSEKVVDVVDFMTVAELSQALKMPTSEVIKKCLDMGLMVSLNQRLDIDTITLLCDEFGYSVRVISVEEQLAPQADVEKVARPPVVTIMGHVDHGKTTLLDAITKLRVVEEEYGKITQRMAAYQITYHDKTITFLDTPGHEAFTAMRARGAQVTDIVILVVAADDGVMPQTVEAIDHARAANVPIIVCINKIDLPGANVNLVKTQLAKANVVIEEFGGNSICVETSALKGVGIPDLLDAILVKAEELELKAPVKKAAKGVVIEARLDRGKGNVSTILVQEGMLHKGDPFVCGPHFGRVRELLDEKMNRVKEAGPSTPVLVLGFSGLPQAGEVFLAVDNERRARELAYQRQLLDRNRTLRAKSKVTLLDLQEKIKSGETKELKVILKADSAGSVEVLDEKLNELNMEDVGIRIVHKGVGKINVSDILLAEVTGAICVGFHVGPDTNALEAAEREGVEIRTYRLIYEALDDLRSAMLGMLEPTIKEILIGEAEIREVFNIPKLGVVAGCYIKDGKVTRNAVARVIREGKEILKSKVISLKRFKDDVKEVLAGYECGVGLENAETIEKGDTIQFYKIEESTAADGG from the coding sequence ATGCCGAGAAAGAAAGTTTACAATGTAGCCAAAAATCTTGGTCTGTCGAGCGCCGCGTTGATAAAACTGCTTGATGAGATAGGTATCAAAGCAAAAGGTCATATGTCATCTCTGTCAGAAGAAGAGATCAAAAAGGTCAGGGCGAAGATCTCTGAGGAAAAGAAGCGGGTCAAAAAGGAGTTCACCCGGCGTTATACAAAACCGAAAGCAAAAGAGAAGAAAAGGAAGATAGATAAAGAAGCAATACGGGAAACCGTTAAATCAACCCTCGCCAAACTTGAGAAAAAAGAAACCAAGAAACATTATAAACGGGATGTTGTTCATAAGGTCGAGGTGAAGCCTTCTGAAAAGGTCGTCGACGTGGTGGATTTTATGACCGTCGCCGAGCTCTCGCAGGCATTGAAGATGCCGACGAGTGAAGTGATCAAGAAATGTCTGGATATGGGATTGATGGTCAGTTTGAACCAGCGGCTTGACATCGATACGATTACCCTGCTCTGTGATGAATTCGGTTATTCGGTCAGGGTCATCTCTGTGGAGGAACAACTGGCGCCCCAGGCAGACGTTGAAAAAGTGGCGAGACCGCCGGTGGTCACTATTATGGGACATGTCGACCATGGAAAGACGACTCTACTCGATGCCATAACCAAACTGCGGGTCGTTGAAGAAGAATACGGTAAGATCACGCAGCGTATGGCAGCCTACCAGATCACATATCATGATAAGACCATAACCTTTCTCGACACCCCGGGGCATGAAGCCTTTACCGCGATGAGGGCACGCGGCGCCCAAGTCACTGATATCGTTATTCTTGTCGTCGCTGCAGACGACGGTGTGATGCCGCAGACCGTCGAAGCGATCGACCATGCCCGGGCTGCAAATGTACCGATCATCGTCTGCATAAATAAAATCGATCTGCCCGGTGCCAATGTGAATCTGGTGAAGACCCAGCTTGCAAAAGCGAACGTCGTTATCGAAGAGTTCGGCGGGAACTCAATATGCGTCGAGACATCGGCGCTCAAAGGAGTTGGTATTCCTGATCTTCTTGATGCAATACTTGTTAAGGCTGAAGAACTTGAATTGAAGGCTCCTGTCAAGAAAGCCGCAAAGGGTGTTGTGATTGAAGCACGGCTCGACCGGGGAAAGGGTAATGTTTCCACGATTTTGGTCCAGGAAGGAATGCTCCATAAAGGCGATCCTTTTGTCTGCGGACCGCATTTCGGACGGGTCAGGGAATTGCTCGACGAAAAGATGAATCGGGTGAAAGAAGCAGGTCCTTCCACGCCGGTTCTGGTGCTCGGTTTCAGTGGTCTGCCCCAGGCCGGTGAGGTCTTCCTCGCGGTCGATAATGAAAGACGTGCCAGGGAACTCGCTTATCAAAGGCAGTTGCTGGACCGCAACCGTACGCTCAGGGCGAAATCCAAGGTGACCCTTCTTGACCTACAGGAAAAGATCAAGAGCGGTGAGACCAAAGAATTGAAGGTGATTCTCAAGGCGGATTCCGCCGGCTCGGTCGAAGTTCTTGATGAAAAATTGAACGAATTGAATATGGAAGATGTCGGAATCCGAATCGTCCATAAAGGAGTCGGTAAGATAAATGTATCGGATATTCTGCTTGCAGAGGTCACCGGTGCGATCTGTGTCGGTTTCCATGTCGGACCTGACACCAATGCACTTGAGGCTGCAGAGCGCGAAGGTGTCGAGATACGAACATATAGATTGATTTATGAAGCACTGGATGATTTACGTTCCGCCATGCTGGGAATGCTGGAACCCACGATAAAAGAGATCCTCATCGGTGAAGCCGAGATTCGGGAGGTCTTCAATATCCCGAAACTCGGTGTGGTCGCCGGTTGTTATATCAAGGACGGTAAAGTGACGCGTAATGCAGTGGCGCGTGTTATCCGGGAAGGAAAAGAGATCCTGAAATCAAAGGTCATTTCATTGAAGAGATTCAAAGATGATGTGAAGGAAGTCCTTGCCGGCTATGAGTGCGGGGTGGGTCTTGAAAACGCCGAGACGATCGAAAAGGGTGATACCATCCAATTTTATAAAATAGAAGAGAGCACGGCGGCAGATGGCGGATAG
- the nusA gene encoding transcription termination factor NusA, protein MANEGNLIIENIKSIARARGVKFDYVIESLAEALKNGVKRKFGKGVESEVSVNKSTGEIKIFIVKKIVEEVSDPDKEISLEEAQAKDVNYKIGDDFRILIPISDLGRTAIESVKQTLTQRVSEAERNRIMAEYEKKVGEIVKGIVKVVSRNEVLVDLGPVEAVIPPYGMMRTEHYRLDSPIRAVVSRVDRAQWGPKIILSRTDPKFLERLLFYEIPEIKDGLIQVIKIVREPGVRAKVAVQTLDPKIDPIGACVGYRGSRIQSIVKELSGERIDVIQWSKESNLQISRSLSPARIKEVISLGEGHVLAVVPDDDYSKAIGKNGVNVDLASKLCEVEIEIKKVSEYEKDLKEKELSKIKIEDIDGLSSKLKKLMIEKGYTNVLTVLKAPTEELKFLLKLDDDGVADLKEKLGFDLGETEEEVAEEEIVEKEEEKETEKKEDEKPEKGKEEESVGDKKKEKKKEIKEEVT, encoded by the coding sequence ATGGCAAACGAAGGTAATTTAATTATAGAAAATATAAAGTCAATCGCACGGGCAAGAGGAGTTAAATTCGATTATGTCATAGAATCGCTTGCTGAGGCTTTGAAGAACGGTGTAAAGAGAAAGTTCGGTAAAGGAGTTGAATCCGAGGTGTCTGTGAACAAATCAACCGGTGAGATAAAAATCTTCATTGTGAAAAAGATCGTGGAAGAGGTTAGTGATCCTGATAAAGAGATATCGCTTGAAGAGGCTCAAGCCAAAGATGTGAACTACAAGATCGGAGATGATTTCAGGATACTCATACCGATATCGGATCTGGGCAGAACCGCAATCGAATCCGTAAAGCAGACGTTGACCCAGCGGGTGAGTGAAGCGGAAAGAAACAGAATTATGGCTGAATACGAAAAGAAAGTGGGAGAGATCGTAAAGGGGATAGTCAAGGTTGTGAGCCGTAATGAGGTCCTTGTTGATCTGGGACCTGTGGAAGCCGTGATACCTCCGTACGGGATGATGAGGACCGAACACTACCGGCTCGATTCTCCTATACGTGCGGTTGTGTCCAGAGTGGATCGTGCACAATGGGGACCCAAGATCATCCTTTCCAGGACCGACCCCAAGTTCTTGGAACGTCTGTTGTTTTATGAAATTCCTGAAATAAAAGACGGTCTGATTCAGGTGATTAAAATCGTTCGTGAACCGGGAGTAAGGGCAAAGGTTGCGGTTCAGACCCTTGATCCGAAGATCGATCCGATCGGTGCCTGTGTTGGTTACCGCGGCAGTCGTATCCAATCCATTGTCAAGGAACTGTCGGGTGAACGGATAGATGTGATTCAGTGGAGTAAAGAATCGAATCTTCAGATATCGCGGAGTCTTTCGCCGGCGAGGATAAAAGAGGTTATAAGTCTTGGTGAAGGCCATGTGCTGGCGGTCGTGCCGGATGACGACTACTCCAAGGCGATAGGAAAGAACGGGGTGAATGTTGATCTTGCATCAAAGCTTTGTGAAGTGGAGATCGAGATCAAAAAGGTGAGTGAGTATGAAAAAGATTTGAAGGAGAAGGAACTTAGTAAAATCAAGATCGAGGATATCGACGGTTTGTCGTCTAAATTGAAAAAATTGATGATTGAAAAAGGGTACACGAATGTTCTGACGGTTCTTAAGGCGCCGACTGAAGAATTGAAGTTCCTTTTGAAACTGGATGATGACGGAGTGGCGGATCTGAAAGAGAAACTCGGATTTGATCTCGGCGAGACCGAGGAAGAGGTCGCCGAAGAAGAAATTGTTGAAAAAGAAGAGGAAAAAGAGACTGAAAAGAAAGAAGATGAAAAGCCGGAAAAAGGAAAAGAAGAAGAATCCGTCGGGGATAAAAAGAAGGAGAAGAAGAAAGAAATAAAAGAAGAGGTGACATAA
- a CDS encoding ribosome maturation factor has translation MSEIFSIDAVSNIIRDLLNDMGYRFYDMLFNEVAKKFRVFIDKEGGVTVADCKKTSTAISRALDESGIVPFSYALEVSSPGVRRPLKRPEHYCWAMGKFVEVNMADGKMKGYLRDANQEGAVIATESGETFIPYASIVSARVMEELEYGKRR, from the coding sequence ATGAGTGAGATTTTTTCCATAGATGCGGTTTCGAATATTATAAGAGACCTGTTGAATGATATGGGGTATAGATTTTATGATATGCTCTTTAATGAGGTGGCGAAAAAATTTCGAGTCTTTATTGATAAAGAAGGCGGTGTTACGGTCGCCGACTGCAAGAAGACAAGCACCGCAATATCAAGGGCACTGGATGAGAGTGGGATTGTTCCTTTTTCATATGCCCTTGAGGTTTCCTCTCCTGGTGTCAGGAGACCGTTGAAGAGACCCGAACACTACTGTTGGGCGATGGGAAAATTTGTCGAGGTGAATATGGCGGATGGAAAGATGAAGGGCTATCTCAGAGATGCGAATCAAGAGGGCGCCGTTATCGCCACTGAATCGGGTGAGACCTTTATTCCATATGCTTCAATAGTAAGTGCCAGGGTGATGGAGGAATTAGAATATGGCAAACGAAGGTAA